One Calditrichia bacterium DNA window includes the following coding sequences:
- a CDS encoding c-type cytochrome — MKMFGKIVAALVLLVIVAGIGGYIYLNTAYPYVPSALEISIDSTPEKIERGRYLAHNVAVCMDCHSTRDWNAFAGPLVTGTEGKGGEVFPEEAGFPGTLYAPNITPAGIGHWTDGELIRAFTTGVNREGRPLFPLMPYPNYAKLSTEDVHAIVAYIRSLAPIENKVPLTKLNFPLNLIVRTMPAPADPQPKPNPADTVAYGKYLITVASCGDCHTPMEKGEPLPGMNYAGGFEFRIPNGVVYSANITPDVETGIGTWSKSKFINRFKQYADSSYQSPVVSINEFNTIMPWTMYAGMSEEDLGAIYAYLKTVSPVKNKVIGFQSDPNPSLFSVRE; from the coding sequence ATGAAAATGTTTGGAAAGATTGTTGCGGCTCTAGTTCTGCTCGTTATTGTTGCAGGTATTGGCGGTTATATATATTTGAATACAGCATATCCCTATGTGCCATCTGCATTGGAAATTTCAATAGACAGCACACCGGAAAAAATAGAACGCGGGCGATATCTCGCGCATAATGTTGCGGTGTGCATGGATTGCCATTCAACCAGGGATTGGAATGCTTTTGCCGGTCCGCTGGTTACCGGAACAGAAGGTAAAGGCGGCGAAGTTTTTCCGGAAGAAGCCGGTTTTCCGGGTACGTTGTATGCGCCAAATATAACGCCGGCTGGCATTGGTCACTGGACGGACGGCGAGTTGATCCGGGCGTTTACAACGGGCGTCAACCGGGAGGGCAGACCATTGTTTCCGCTAATGCCGTATCCGAATTACGCAAAACTCAGCACGGAAGATGTGCATGCAATCGTCGCGTATATCCGCAGTCTGGCGCCGATAGAAAATAAGGTTCCGCTTACAAAATTAAATTTCCCGCTCAATTTAATTGTCCGGACAATGCCTGCACCTGCTGATCCGCAACCAAAGCCAAACCCGGCAGATACAGTAGCTTATGGCAAATATTTGATTACTGTTGCATCGTGTGGTGATTGCCACACGCCGATGGAAAAGGGCGAACCGTTACCCGGTATGAATTATGCCGGCGGTTTTGAATTTCGTATCCCGAACGGCGTGGTGTATTCGGCAAATATCACCCCGGATGTTGAAACAGGGATAGGCACCTGGAGCAAATCGAAATTTATTAATCGTTTCAAACAGTATGCGGATTCCAGCTATCAATCACCGGTGGTTTCCATCAATGAATTCAATACAATAATGCCCTGGACAATGTATGCAGGTATGAGCGAAGAAGACCTTGGAGCAATTTACGCGTATCTTAAAACCGTTTCTCCGGTGAAAAACAAGGTTATTGGCTTTCAATCGGATCCAAATCCGTCATTGTTCAGCGTCCGGGAATAA
- a CDS encoding 2,4-dihydroxyhept-2-ene-1,7-dioic acid aldolase — protein MRKNTLKEIWARGEAVINGWCSIPSSFSTEIMAHQGFDSITIDMQHGLVDYTDAVTMLQAISTTDVIPLTRVPWNDPARLMKILDAGSYGVICPMINTPEDAESLVRACKYPPHGFRSFGPIRAKYYGGGNAHGGGNYHQFANDETLVIPQIETKEAIKNLDAILEVPGISAIYIGPSDLSMALGKEPRAGQSDPEVVEARNYILETAKKHGIPAGIHTNSTKVSVEMVKLGFQFVSLQSDDRFLMSRAKEEVIAVREGIAGK, from the coding sequence ATGAGAAAAAATACGCTGAAAGAAATTTGGGCTCGCGGCGAAGCCGTCATTAATGGCTGGTGCTCGATTCCCAGTTCGTTTTCCACAGAAATTATGGCGCATCAGGGATTTGATTCGATCACCATCGACATGCAGCACGGGCTGGTCGATTACACGGATGCGGTAACAATGTTGCAGGCAATTTCCACAACAGATGTGATTCCGCTGACGCGCGTGCCGTGGAACGATCCCGCACGGTTGATGAAAATTCTCGATGCCGGTTCGTACGGCGTCATTTGCCCGATGATCAACACGCCGGAAGATGCGGAATCGCTGGTTCGCGCCTGCAAATATCCGCCGCACGGCTTCCGCAGCTTTGGCCCGATTCGAGCCAAATATTACGGCGGCGGAAACGCGCACGGTGGCGGAAATTATCACCAGTTCGCCAACGACGAAACGCTGGTGATTCCCCAAATCGAAACCAAAGAAGCGATCAAAAATCTCGATGCGATTCTCGAAGTGCCGGGCATCAGCGCAATTTACATCGGTCCGTCCGACCTCTCGATGGCGCTCGGAAAAGAACCGCGTGCCGGACAAAGCGATCCCGAAGTGGTGGAAGCCCGCAACTACATTCTCGAAACCGCCAAAAAACACGGTATTCCGGCGGGTATTCATACCAACTCAACAAAAGTATCGGTGGAAATGGTAAAATTGGGATTCCAGTTTGTTTCGCTGCAAAGCGACGACCGCTTTTTGATGTCCCGTGCAAAAGAAGAAGTTATTGCCGTTCGCGAAGGCATTGCCGGTAAATAA
- a CDS encoding response regulator produces the protein MEPDLTTANNQAISVLIVDDNKADAVIISRLLKNVPPYQISQINIIHTASQLPIYLRQLKPQVVFIDYDIEGYPGTQSISKMREKGCDAAFVLITGHSGGFVIQKALRAGADDFINKDELSAAVLAKTLNHVLHRQETRFALKKYADDLVQANTRLEAQAQELQKTVEELSAAKEKAEKATQAKSLFLANMSHEIRTPMNGIIGMTELLLETPLKPKQIEYLGIVDSSAKSLLSLLNDILDLSKIEAQRVIVESIEFNLRENLRNTIRMMAFRAEEQGISLDWKIETGVPDVIVGDSSRLRQVLINLVSNAIKFTTSGQVLVEVSCTAVDAVAQTVTLLFAVSDTGIGISEDKQKIIFDAFSQADISTTRCFGGTGLGLFISRNLTKLMGGNIFVQSPAAPLNPVNYHAVAGQPGSTFSISIPFATSENPEFATVNLIAAQQEKNYPELIRQRNLRLLLAEDNPVNQKLVNALLSKINVQVTLADNGVMAFEHIQSTAFDVVLMDIQMPELDGFETTRAVREWEKQTASTRSLPIIALTASALLSDRQKCIAEGMNDYVSKPIKREELYRAIWNAINP, from the coding sequence ATGGAACCGGACTTAACTACAGCCAATAATCAGGCAATTAGTGTTCTAATTGTTGATGATAATAAAGCAGATGCAGTAATAATTTCGAGGCTTCTGAAAAATGTGCCGCCTTACCAAATTTCCCAAATCAATATCATCCACACAGCAAGCCAGCTTCCCATATACTTAAGGCAACTAAAACCGCAAGTTGTATTTATTGATTACGATATCGAAGGATATCCCGGCACACAATCCATCTCCAAAATGAGAGAAAAGGGCTGCGATGCGGCATTTGTTCTGATAACCGGACATAGCGGTGGTTTTGTTATCCAAAAAGCATTGCGCGCCGGCGCAGATGATTTTATCAACAAAGACGAGCTTTCCGCTGCCGTGCTCGCCAAAACACTCAATCATGTGCTGCACCGCCAGGAAACCCGATTTGCACTGAAAAAATATGCGGATGATTTAGTCCAAGCCAATACCCGGTTGGAAGCACAGGCGCAAGAGCTTCAGAAAACAGTGGAAGAATTATCTGCCGCAAAAGAAAAAGCGGAAAAAGCGACGCAGGCTAAATCCTTGTTTTTAGCGAACATGAGTCATGAAATTCGCACACCGATGAACGGTATTATCGGTATGACAGAGCTGCTGCTGGAAACTCCGCTAAAACCCAAGCAGATCGAATATTTGGGAATTGTGGACAGCTCGGCAAAATCGCTGCTGTCGCTGTTGAACGATATTCTCGATTTATCCAAAATCGAAGCGCAGCGGGTAATAGTCGAATCAATCGAATTTAATTTGCGCGAAAATTTGCGAAATACGATACGAATGATGGCTTTTCGGGCGGAAGAACAGGGCATTTCGCTGGATTGGAAAATCGAAACGGGTGTGCCGGATGTGATCGTCGGCGATTCGTCGCGGCTGCGGCAAGTTTTAATCAATCTGGTTAGCAACGCAATCAAATTTACCACCAGCGGACAGGTTTTGGTGGAGGTAAGCTGCACGGCGGTCGATGCCGTTGCGCAAACCGTCACGCTCCTATTTGCGGTATCGGATACCGGAATCGGCATTTCCGAAGACAAACAGAAAATCATTTTCGATGCATTTTCTCAAGCGGATATTTCCACAACCCGCTGTTTTGGCGGCACGGGTTTGGGTTTGTTCATTTCCCGAAACCTGACCAAACTAATGGGTGGCAATATTTTTGTGCAAAGCCCCGCAGCGCCGTTAAATCCGGTAAATTATCATGCTGTTGCCGGACAACCGGGCAGCACTTTTTCCATTTCGATTCCGTTTGCAACCAGTGAAAATCCCGAATTTGCAACCGTAAATTTAATCGCTGCGCAGCAGGAAAAAAATTACCCGGAATTGATCCGCCAACGCAATTTACGGCTGCTACTCGCGGAAGATAATCCGGTGAACCAAAAACTGGTGAACGCGCTGTTGAGCAAAATTAACGTTCAGGTTACGCTGGCAGACAATGGCGTTATGGCGTTTGAGCATATTCAATCAACCGCTTTTGACGTGGTTTTGATGGATATCCAAATGCCGGAGTTGGACGGATTTGAGACAACCCGCGCGGTTCGCGAATGGGAAAAACAAACGGCTTCGACGCGATCTTTACCGATTATCGCGCTAACAGCCAGTGCTTTGCTGAGTGATCGCCAAAAATGCATCGCTGAAGGAATGAATGATTACGTCAGCAAACCGATCAAAAGGGAAGAGCTGTATCGGGCAATCTGGAATGCGATAAACCCTTGA
- a CDS encoding patatin-like phospholipase family protein: MKVALVLSGGGARGLAHVGVLKALEKANIKIDMIVGCSFGAIIGGIYAQNPDCDALEARLNAFMHEAAFRGLGLDFLKKSNVKSDDTLRQFANGIKDWVLMNLIAKKVALLKAERLEKAVESLIAPGNIEDTKIPFACNATDLISGSPFLFAEGDMRKAITASATIPGYFPPVSHENRMLVDGAITYNLPIRHARNLGADFIIAVDVHPILHPELNFKNVFEVILRSKTITSNTLSDEIQNSAEVLIQPPIREYYWYEFDRYVEIIKAGEETANLQLEDIKHEIKVRSRGKRRIFTRQRSK, encoded by the coding sequence ATGAAAGTGGCATTGGTGTTGAGCGGCGGCGGTGCACGCGGATTGGCGCATGTCGGCGTACTAAAAGCGCTGGAAAAAGCAAATATCAAAATAGATATGATTGTCGGATGCAGCTTCGGCGCGATAATCGGCGGAATTTACGCCCAAAATCCCGATTGCGACGCGTTGGAAGCACGGCTAAACGCATTTATGCACGAAGCGGCATTTCGCGGACTCGGGCTGGATTTTCTCAAAAAAAGCAACGTAAAATCGGACGACACGCTCCGCCAGTTTGCCAATGGCATAAAAGATTGGGTGCTGATGAACCTGATCGCCAAAAAAGTTGCGTTGCTGAAAGCCGAGCGACTGGAAAAAGCTGTCGAGTCGCTCATCGCGCCCGGAAACATTGAAGACACCAAAATTCCATTTGCCTGCAATGCCACCGATCTGATCTCCGGCAGCCCGTTTTTATTCGCCGAAGGCGATATGCGTAAAGCGATTACGGCAAGCGCCACCATTCCCGGCTATTTTCCACCCGTTTCGCACGAAAATCGCATGCTGGTTGATGGCGCGATCACCTACAATTTGCCAATTCGCCATGCCCGAAATCTCGGTGCGGATTTCATCATCGCGGTGGATGTTCACCCGATTTTGCATCCGGAGCTGAATTTCAAAAATGTGTTCGAAGTCATTTTGCGATCGAAAACGATCACTTCAAACACGCTTTCGGATGAAATCCAGAATAGCGCGGAAGTGCTCATTCAACCACCCATCCGCGAATATTATTGGTATGAATTTGACCGGTATGTGGAAATTATCAAAGCGGGAGAGGAAACCGCCAACCTGCAACTGGAAGATATTAAACATGAAATAAAAGTGCGCAGCCGTGGCAAACGCCGCATTTTTACGCGCCAGCGTTCCAAATAA
- a CDS encoding SIS domain-containing protein, with protein MSFPDNKYKDAGSFIDAYFAEYSAAAKSVNREKLQQAADILTRVYTEGGIVYSCGNGGSAAIANHLVCDHCKLVRTDTTLTSRIVSLSATVEIITAIGNDISYDEVFAYQLRCLAKKGDALITISSSGNSENIVRAAAWAKENGIPVISLTGFEGGRSAQIADVNLHVTADNYGVIEDVHQSLMHVLAQYIRQAHMDEHLIQERKF; from the coding sequence ATGAGTTTTCCAGACAACAAATACAAAGATGCCGGCAGTTTTATCGACGCGTATTTTGCAGAATACAGCGCGGCTGCCAAATCCGTTAACCGCGAAAAACTGCAGCAGGCGGCGGATATTCTCACCCGCGTTTATACGGAAGGCGGCATCGTTTATTCCTGCGGCAACGGCGGCTCGGCGGCGATTGCCAATCACCTCGTTTGCGATCACTGCAAGCTGGTGCGCACCGATACCACGCTCACGTCGCGAATCGTTTCGCTGAGCGCGACGGTGGAAATTATTACGGCGATCGGCAACGATATTTCGTATGACGAAGTGTTCGCCTATCAACTGCGCTGTCTCGCTAAAAAGGGTGATGCGCTGATTACCATCAGCTCCTCCGGCAATTCCGAAAACATCGTTCGCGCAGCAGCGTGGGCAAAAGAAAACGGCATTCCGGTGATATCGCTGACCGGTTTTGAAGGCGGCAGATCTGCCCAAATTGCGGATGTGAACCTGCATGTAACCGCAGATAATTACGGTGTTATCGAAGATGTTCACCAATCGCTGATGCACGTTTTGGCGCAATACATTCGCCAAGCGCATATGGATGAACATTTGATTCAGGAACGCAAATTCTGA
- a CDS encoding hydroxyacid dehydrogenase — MGYRIFITGSGIAAEAQQVLRVSNCESAVGEPKDTPEEIAAKVRDFQPHALIVRQGKITGAVMDASEHLKVICKHGVGTDNIDIAAATERGIPVFFTPDANFESTAEHTLAMLLSLARQIPAQDRQIRNGIFDKKQYGGLELTGKTLGLIGFGKIARRLAELVAPFNMTVWVYHPSGKMENLPEYIRKAASPEDVFATADFISLHCPLTPKTRNLINEQSIAMMKDGVCIINVARGGIINESDLLAALGSGKVRGAALDVFETEPPAMDDPLFKQDNVIVTAHVGGASDNSMKNMGLDAIKNIFSVLNSGEIDHRSLVNPAVLGK; from the coding sequence ATGGGATATCGAATTTTTATCACAGGTTCCGGCATTGCGGCGGAAGCACAGCAGGTGCTGCGCGTTTCAAATTGTGAATCTGCCGTTGGCGAGCCGAAAGATACGCCGGAGGAAATCGCTGCGAAAGTGCGCGATTTTCAGCCGCACGCGCTGATTGTCCGGCAGGGCAAAATTACTGGCGCAGTGATGGACGCATCCGAACATCTGAAAGTAATTTGCAAACACGGCGTCGGCACGGATAATATTGACATCGCCGCAGCAACAGAACGCGGCATTCCGGTTTTTTTCACGCCGGATGCCAATTTCGAATCCACCGCGGAGCATACGCTGGCAATGCTGCTTTCGCTGGCGCGCCAGATTCCGGCACAGGATCGCCAAATCCGCAACGGCATTTTTGATAAAAAACAATACGGCGGGCTCGAATTGACCGGAAAAACGCTCGGATTGATCGGTTTCGGCAAAATTGCCCGACGGTTGGCGGAACTGGTTGCGCCGTTCAACATGACCGTTTGGGTGTATCATCCATCCGGCAAAATGGAAAATTTACCGGAGTATATTCGAAAAGCGGCATCGCCGGAAGACGTGTTTGCGACAGCGGATTTTATCAGCCTGCACTGTCCGTTGACGCCAAAAACCCGTAATCTGATTAACGAACAATCCATCGCGATGATGAAAGACGGCGTGTGTATCATAAACGTGGCGCGCGGCGGCATCATCAACGAAAGCGATTTGCTGGCGGCGTTGGGATCCGGAAAAGTTCGCGGCGCAGCGCTGGACGTGTTCGAAACCGAGCCACCGGCAATGGACGATCCGCTGTTCAAACAGGACAACGTTATCGTCACTGCGCACGTTGGCGGCGCATCGGATAATTCCATGAAAAACATGGGATTAGATGCGATTAAAAATATTTTTTCTGTGCTGAACAGCGGGGAAATCGATCACCGGTCGCTGGTGAATCCGGCGGTTTTAGGGAAATAA
- a CDS encoding Gfo/Idh/MocA family oxidoreductase, translating to MTEPIKIGIVGLGKMGGIRAKTIRENDATVLISGTDPNPPAKGFEDIQILPDYRAVINSGVDAVFVCAPNRFIPDVVTEALDAGKHVFCEKPPGRNMADIQRIIDAEKRNPGLALKVGFNHRYHYGIIEAKKVVESGKYGKVLWVRGVYGKAESSGNPNEWRHRPEVAGGGILFDQGIHMLDLFRHFCGEFNEIKSMCTTAYWKEWPMEDNAFALLRNEAGVIAQLHSSFTQWKHRFTLEIFMEDGYVIVDGMPSSTRSYRDEWIIQARKHTGFAIGNPPEEATFCNTDPSWDNELAEFVKCVQTGEPVKYGTSRDAYETMKLVFDIYKADGKL from the coding sequence ATGACAGAACCAATCAAGATAGGGATTGTCGGACTTGGTAAAATGGGCGGCATCCGCGCCAAAACCATCCGCGAAAATGATGCAACCGTGCTGATTAGCGGCACAGACCCTAACCCACCTGCCAAGGGATTCGAGGACATTCAAATTTTGCCCGATTACCGGGCTGTGATCAACTCCGGCGTTGATGCGGTGTTTGTTTGCGCACCCAACCGCTTTATTCCCGATGTGGTTACGGAAGCGCTGGACGCCGGCAAACACGTATTTTGTGAAAAACCGCCGGGACGAAATATGGCAGATATCCAGCGGATTATCGATGCGGAAAAACGCAATCCGGGTCTGGCGCTGAAAGTGGGATTCAACCACCGCTATCACTACGGCATTATTGAAGCCAAAAAAGTGGTTGAAAGCGGTAAATATGGCAAGGTGCTGTGGGTGCGCGGCGTTTACGGCAAAGCCGAAAGCTCCGGAAATCCCAACGAATGGCGTCACCGGCCGGAAGTTGCCGGCGGCGGTATTTTGTTCGATCAGGGCATTCACATGCTCGATCTGTTCCGCCATTTCTGCGGCGAATTTAACGAAATCAAAAGCATGTGCACCACGGCATATTGGAAAGAATGGCCGATGGAAGACAACGCATTTGCGCTGCTCCGCAACGAAGCGGGCGTGATCGCGCAGTTGCACAGCTCATTCACCCAATGGAAACACCGCTTTACGCTGGAAATTTTTATGGAAGATGGCTATGTGATTGTCGACGGAATGCCCTCATCCACCCGCAGCTACCGCGATGAATGGATTATTCAGGCGCGGAAACACACCGGATTCGCTATCGGCAATCCGCCGGAAGAAGCGACATTTTGCAATACAGATCCATCGTGGGATAACGAACTGGCGGAATTTGTCAAATGCGTGCAAACCGGCGAGCCGGTAAAATACGGCACATCCCGCGACGCGTATGAAACGATGAAACTGGTGTTCGATATCTACAAAGCGGATGGGAAGTTGTAA
- the pgl gene encoding 6-phosphogluconolactonase: MTIEHQQFDDMISAAHALADELAIVLRNAIDQRGNALIAVSGGRTPEHVFKRLRQQPLDWQKVTVTLTDERWVPADHPDSNEKLVRTHLLQDAAAAAAFVPLFGGEATPEAGQSACEARLQKLNVPFDAVYLGMGGDGHFASLFPGDAAVNVTEGLCIAAPETVSRVARMSLTAPAVLNARKIFLLFSGADKHAKYAEAQQPGVPSEVPLRLVLRQSQTPVTVLSAP, from the coding sequence ATGACGATCGAACATCAGCAATTTGATGATATGATTTCTGCGGCGCATGCATTGGCGGATGAATTAGCCATTGTTTTGCGCAACGCCATCGACCAGCGCGGCAACGCGCTGATAGCCGTTTCCGGCGGTCGCACGCCCGAACATGTGTTCAAACGGCTGCGGCAACAGCCGCTCGATTGGCAAAAAGTAACCGTCACGCTCACGGATGAACGCTGGGTTCCGGCGGATCATCCCGATAGCAACGAAAAACTGGTGCGCACCCATCTGTTGCAGGATGCGGCGGCAGCAGCAGCGTTCGTTCCGCTGTTCGGCGGCGAAGCCACACCGGAAGCGGGTCAATCCGCCTGCGAAGCGCGATTGCAAAAACTGAATGTACCGTTCGACGCCGTGTATTTGGGAATGGGTGGCGACGGGCACTTTGCCTCTCTGTTTCCCGGCGATGCGGCGGTAAACGTTACCGAAGGATTGTGCATTGCCGCACCGGAAACGGTGTCCCGTGTTGCCCGCATGTCGCTGACAGCACCCGCGGTTCTCAATGCCCGGAAGATTTTTTTGCTGTTTTCCGGTGCAGACAAACACGCCAAATATGCCGAAGCACAACAACCCGGTGTGCCATCGGAAGTGCCGTTGCGGCTGGTGTTGCGGCAGTCGCAAACGCCGGTAACCGTGCTCAGCGCACCGTAA
- a CDS encoding Hsp20/alpha crystallin family protein, whose protein sequence is MAHVRFFTGNDFGNIAQEFDRAVEHFRNGFSGETTNDVQNEKWQPRVDVTELEDNFVLSAELPGIRKEDLSIEFDKGILRISGERLPQEVTEGVKVLRSERLFGKFSRAFKIKTPVKVDAIDATYKDGMLTLTLPKAEEAKPKAIKIS, encoded by the coding sequence ATGGCACATGTTCGTTTTTTTACCGGCAATGATTTTGGCAACATCGCTCAGGAATTTGATCGTGCGGTTGAGCACTTCCGGAACGGTTTTTCCGGCGAAACAACCAACGATGTCCAAAATGAGAAATGGCAGCCTCGCGTAGATGTTACGGAACTGGAAGACAATTTTGTGTTGAGCGCCGAATTACCCGGCATTCGCAAGGAAGATTTATCGATAGAATTTGACAAAGGCATCCTGCGGATTTCCGGCGAGCGCCTCCCTCAGGAAGTTACCGAAGGGGTAAAAGTGCTTCGCAGCGAACGGTTGTTCGGCAAATTTTCCCGCGCGTTCAAAATTAAAACGCCGGTAAAAGTGGACGCCATCGACGCAACATATAAAGATGGCATGTTAACGCTAACCCTGCCCAAAGCAGAAGAAGCGAAACCAAAAGCTATTAAAATTAGTTAA
- a CDS encoding DUF2442 domain-containing protein, with the protein MSTSTIEKINGKIIDVRSDNDTLTIDLSDARTISVPLAWYPRLLNGSIEERKKWRIIGNGIGINWPDLDEDISLENIILGQPSGESQKSFKRWLVSRSKTN; encoded by the coding sequence ATGAGTACTTCAACGATTGAAAAAATAAATGGAAAAATTATTGATGTCCGCAGTGATAACGATACGCTAACGATCGATTTATCTGATGCCCGAACCATTTCTGTGCCATTAGCCTGGTATCCAAGATTACTTAACGGGTCCATCGAAGAACGAAAAAAATGGCGTATTATCGGCAACGGAATTGGTATAAATTGGCCGGATCTGGACGAAGATATTAGTCTGGAAAATATTATTTTAGGTCAACCTTCCGGCGAAAGTCAAAAGTCATTTAAGCGCTGGTTGGTATCTCGTTCAAAAACAAATTGA
- a CDS encoding Hsp20/alpha crystallin family protein gives MKLERWIPARDLFRAHDEMGRLIDQFFSNDVMGGSAWDASSDWLPGMDVQEDENQFTVYLELPGLTKKDVNITFTNNTLSIKGEKKRESEEKKANYHRVERNYGKFKRSVTMPTRIQDGKIDARFKDGVLTITLPKAEEVKPKAIEVKVEG, from the coding sequence ATGAAACTCGAACGTTGGATTCCTGCTCGCGATCTGTTCCGCGCTCATGACGAAATGGGTCGGTTGATTGATCAGTTTTTCAGCAACGATGTGATGGGCGGCAGCGCCTGGGATGCCTCTTCGGATTGGCTTCCCGGGATGGATGTTCAGGAAGATGAAAACCAGTTTACGGTTTATCTTGAGCTGCCGGGTTTAACCAAAAAGGATGTGAACATCACATTTACCAATAATACCCTGAGTATCAAGGGTGAGAAAAAACGCGAATCGGAAGAGAAAAAAGCGAATTACCATCGCGTTGAACGCAACTACGGAAAATTCAAACGCAGCGTTACCATGCCCACTCGTATTCAGGATGGTAAAATTGATGCGCGTTTCAAAGATGGCGTGCTGACCATTACCCTGCCCAAAGCGGAAGAAGTGAAGCCAAAAGCCATCGAAGTGAAAGTGGAAGGCTGA
- a CDS encoding phosphoglycerate dehydrogenase, with protein MKNDTPIAVTSRSFSRHPVLRAELLARYSNVRFNDDGLSLSGETLVDFLRGAKKAITALERITEEVLSQLPELEVIGKYGVGTDMLDKQALIRHGIRLGWTGGVNKRSVAELAIAFMISTLRLIPEASLDVRNGIWKNRIGRQLTGRTVGIIGCGHIGKDLTPLLRAFDCKVLAHDILDFPEFYKKYDVTPVSLTDLLQHSDVVTLHVPLDSSTRNMLSAEKLAMMKPEAVLINCARGGMVDEQALKAMLRDGRLSAAGFDVFATEPPEDLELLQLPNFLATPHIGGSSEEAVLAMGRSAIRGLDDNKIPTADYPPAG; from the coding sequence ATGAAAAATGACACACCCATAGCTGTAACCTCGCGATCGTTTTCGCGCCATCCGGTGTTGCGGGCGGAATTGCTGGCGCGTTATTCCAACGTTCGATTCAACGACGACGGGCTATCACTCTCGGGAGAAACATTGGTGGATTTTTTGCGCGGCGCAAAAAAAGCAATCACCGCGCTGGAACGCATTACCGAAGAAGTGCTGTCTCAACTGCCGGAGCTTGAGGTGATCGGTAAATACGGCGTCGGAACGGATATGCTGGACAAACAGGCGCTCATTCGTCACGGCATCCGGCTCGGCTGGACCGGCGGCGTGAACAAACGCTCGGTCGCGGAACTGGCGATTGCCTTCATGATTTCCACATTGCGGCTGATTCCCGAAGCGAGCCTCGATGTCCGCAACGGCATCTGGAAAAACCGCATCGGGCGACAGCTCACCGGACGCACTGTCGGTATTATCGGCTGCGGGCACATCGGCAAAGATTTGACGCCGCTGCTGCGTGCGTTCGATTGCAAGGTTTTGGCGCACGATATTTTGGATTTTCCCGAATTTTATAAAAAATACGATGTTACGCCGGTTTCGCTGACAGATTTGCTGCAGCATTCGGACGTTGTGACGCTGCATGTGCCGCTGGACAGCAGCACCCGTAATATGCTTTCCGCCGAAAAATTAGCAATGATGAAACCGGAAGCTGTGCTGATCAACTGCGCACGCGGCGGCATGGTGGACGAGCAAGCGCTGAAGGCAATGCTTCGTGACGGGCGGCTTTCCGCTGCCGGATTTGATGTGTTCGCAACCGAACCGCCGGAAGATTTGGAATTGCTGCAACTGCCCAATTTTTTGGCGACGCCGCACATTGGCGGCAGTTCGGAAGAAGCGGTTTTGGCGATGGGGCGTTCCGCCATTCGCGGATTGGACGACAACAAAATTCCCACCGCCGATTATCCGCCGGCAGGCTAA